ACCCCCCGCGGGTCTAAGCTTCTTTCTTGACCACCCACGTTGCGCCTGCCAGTCGCACAACCTTATTGCAGTACAAGGCACCTACTCGGTCTGCAGTTTTGCACCACTGAAGTGCTCCTTCTGTGCCCCTCTTGGCCCTCAATACTCCGCACCCACCAGACCAATACCTCAAGGCTTGATCTTCAACCAATCCAACCAATCTGCAACCCAACAATATCATCAGCTCTTTTGCCGTCTTTATTGCGAAGGTATCCTTAGCAATCATGGAAACAGACAAGCACTCGCTTGAGGTGCGCGAGGGGAATCCGCCAGCCCCTGCTAACGGTGAGGAATGCAAGGCCCCAGTCGAAGGCAACCCCAAGGCAGCTGCCACAGACAAGAAAACCGGCGAGCGAGTGGCTGGCAAGCcaaaggacaagaagaagatcgagAAGAAGTCGTCGAAAGCCaagcggaagaagaaggctgatgccttgccctcctccgacGAGAGCGCCACCGATGATGACACCAGCGAATCTGACTCCGCCTCGGACCATGACGATAGCTCCTCTGAGTCTGAGAGcgagtccaagaagaagcgggtGACAAAGAAGCGACACGAGGCTAGTAGGTCCAAGAGAAAGTCACGAAGcaagaagtccaagaagcCTGTCACATCGGAGGagtcctcgtcttcatccgGCGAATCTGACTCTGATGCTTCCAAAGCCGAAACCGAGGATTGTTCTGAGGACGAGATGAGCCCACGAGAGGCGGTGAAACAGATGCACCTTCTTGTGGCGCAAGCGCAACAAttggcgcagcagcagcaacacttGCCACTCGGTGTGCCCCTGTCTTCATCTCAAGGCATGCAGTTCCAGAGACAGAACGCCATGCCTTATTCTTTTAACCCTTCACGTCAGTATAACAACGACGACTATGACGGCGGTGCGCCCCCGAGCTTCAATCCTCCTCGCAGTTCCAGGAGAGGGCCTCGTTTCGGCCAAACTCCTGGCGGGAGAGGCAACTATGGTCTGGGAGATCTGGACGCCGGCCTTTCTAATCTCCTGGACCCCAACCTTCTCGGCGACGGCAAGCGTCCGACCAAGGACAaaaaggagagaaagaagcagaagaagaaggaggaggcggcaaAGCTCAACTACAAGCGGGTTGACCAGGTTTGGGACAGCTCGATTCACAACTACAAGCTCCAGGACACGGCCGAGGGTTCGGTTGACTCGCAGTATCATGATTTTCTGTTTCATGTGCGCAGAACTTTTGATTGGGAGGGCAAGTATAAGGCTACCATTGTCGACATCAAGAGTAAACTCCTACGCGAGTGCTTGCAGGATGTCATGGGCAATGTTAAAGGCGTGTCATTGGTGGAGAGCACACCCAAGCTGGACCCCAATCTACTTTTTCTGTAAGTTGCCCTTACCTTTCGACTTGATGGAGGTGGCTAACTTGATAATTGTAAGCTATCTCGATGATTTGAAGACAGCTCTGAAGGGCCTTAAACGGCGTACTTGCAAGGGTGCCAAGCGGGATCTTaagaaggagcagaagcgTCTGGATGATAAGCGCAAACACCTGAAGGTCCTGATCAAGTACCTCGACAAGGACTATGCGGAGGTCAAAAAGAGGTGGGCGTCTGAAATCACATGGTTCATTCTCGATAGCTAACAGTGGTTAGTCTGTACCCGATGCTAAAGAACGGACTCATCACCTTTGACCTGCTCTGGGCCCTCTGGAAGCCCAACACTCTTGCTTTCGCCCACACCTACAGTTCGCCGGACGAGCCTCGCGTTTTCAAGGTTGAGATCGCAGAGAAACACTCCTCGTTCATGAAAGGCGACTACTATTACTTGGAGGGTAAGTATTTCGAGTATGACGGCAAGCAGTTTGGTTACGGAAGCGTCTCAGAGGAGATTATGGAGTTTAGAGGCGCTCGCAAGATCACCAGCTTGAATTGCTATCCGCTCAGCTACCACAAGAACGAAGCCAGGGTGCgcgaggagctggtggagcgAGGCAAGAAGTTCGTCGGCCTGGCTGGTGTGTACTACAAGAGTCATCAGGGCATGGCGTActacaagaagaagaagggagtTGTCAAGGTCAATATCAATGGCCGGATCATGGTCGACCCTGCTATTCACAGGAGGATCAATCCCAACTACCCGATTTCGATGGTGCGGCCAAAGGACCACGACAGGTACTCGGATGATGAGTGCTCTGATGAGTCGGACTGTAGTGGATGTGGctctgatgacgaggaggaagcgtTCAAGCGCAACACTCGTCTTTATAGACCCAAGCGGAGCGGCCCTCCTGAGAACAACACGGGGGAGAAGCTGGAAAAGGTTTCGGCGCAGAATGATGAGGTCGGTGAAGAGACcaaagatggggaggaggcggagaacAAGGAGGTACCGGCCACTGGTTCCAAGGACGCCAAGAAAATTCCCGAGTTCAGCGAGGAGGACTACTTGATTGCCTCTCCCGTGGTGCTTGGGTTCTCGTTTGCGGAAAAGCTGTGGCTTGAGTTTACCGTTTCTGGTGTCAAGGAGATTCAGTGGAACGAAACGGCGTATGACTCGCTGGTGCTCGAGTCCAAGACCAAAGACATAGTCAAGGCGTTGGTCGAGTCTCACAAGTACCATGCGGCCGAGAGTATCGACGATGTCATCCAAGGCAAGGGAAGAGGCCTGGTCGGTGAGTTTTTTCGCTCTCTTCGTAACATGCTGCATATCACTGACGAGCCTATAGCTGTTCTTCATGGTCCGCCTGGTACTGGCAAGACTTTGACAGCCGAGGGCATCTCGGAACTGCTCAAGTGTCCGCTCTACATGGTTTCCGCGGGCGAGCTGGGCACCGATTCTCGCTTCCTCGAGACCGAGTTACAAAAAATTCTCGACATTTGCCACGCCTGGGGCGCCATCCTCCTGCTCGACGAAGCGGACGTCTTCCTCGAGAAGAGGAACATGCACGACATTCACCGCAATGCTTTGGTGTCGATATTCCTCAAGCAGGTTGAATACGTGCAGAAcattctcatcctcactACGAACCGTGTAGAGGTATGTTGCCTGCCCTTGCTGTCGGTTTCTTGCTGACATGATAACACAGACATTTGATGACGCCTTCCAATCCCGTATTCACATTGCCCTTCGCTACGGCAACCTCGAACAAAAGGCCAGGAAGGCCATCTTCAAGATTTTCATCGACCGCGTTCGTGCTCACGAGGGCAGCAAGCTTGGGCCGTTCACCGATAGCGATTACGAAAGTCTTTCCCGGAAGGAGCTGAACGGGAGGCAGATCAAGAACACGGTCAGGACGGCGCAGGCGCTGGCGGTTAACAAGGGCGAGCCCTTGTGTATGAGCCATATCCGGCAGGTCTTGGAGGTACAGGCAAACTTTGACCGGGATCTGAAGGGCGGGACGGGGTATCAGGACGCGATGAGGAGTTATTTCTAAGGAAggtggttgggtgatgaGAAGCGGCGGTAACAGCGCAGGCTGAGCACACATGGAgattgggttgttgttgtactATTGATTTTTGGTTCTGTGCTTTTGTTTTGTATTGCTTTTGCAAGCAGCAGTCGATACCATTAGTTGTAGCAGGGCGCGTTGTTTTCATCTCTCGGTCGGTATCAGGGCTATGGGATCATGGTCAGGACATTTACTCATGCAAGAATGTGCACTTTTCAGGGATAGGGGAACAGTTCCAAAGCTTGTTACTCGGATTCTCGCCAATCATCTCTGATGCTGTCACCAATCGAGATGTAGTGTCGGGCCATCCCAACATCCCGACGGGAAGATTCCTACGTTTGTGCTATTGGCTCTTGGGCCCAGAACCGAACAACAACATACCATGCTACCCAAGGAATGATATCTGCAATCGCCCCTCCAAAGTGGCATCGTGGAGTTGTCTATGACAATAGTTCTTTTACGTTTGTGTTTACCGATTGGCTCCTTATCCGGCTGCCTACGCTAACGAGCTCCGCGCGATGGAGTCGACGAGGTGTCCGCCCCCTGTTGAGTAGAGTGATGCCAAGACCTTTTTGTAAGGGGAGACCGCTTGAATctttggtggtttgtttgtataaaacccccccctctgTCTCTCGGAGAGCAAGTTCGATATCAGCAGCACCATCCAACTCATCAGATCGTCAGCAAGCAAGACGAAAATGAAGTTCACCCTCTCAGCCCTCACCCTTGCCCTCGCGGCCCTCCCCGAGCTTGCCTCGGCCGGGTTCGCGGCCTCGTGCACCTGGTCGTGGCAGGAGCCTAAATACGTCGTGGCCAactgcaagaagaaggacgggAGCAACTTCCGGACGAGGCAGGACATGAATttgtgtgtgggtgttgaCAATTGGACCGGGAGGCTCATCTCGCAGGATACGTAAGtttttcctctccctccaactAACGGACTAACCAACGCTGATGTTGACATGtcggaaaaggggcaacGCCTTTCTTGAATGCTGGGACACGCACAAGGACGGGAACACGGGGATCAGGTCTACTTGCTGGGATTTCACCGAGGCGGATGTTGTTAGTACTGTGAATATTGGTGAGTTGAAACAACGACGATTCTTTGTCCAgtgatgggtgggtggctAATCTGCTGGTTTTTAGATGCCTACATGCAGAATTTggatgggtggttgtggtgccATGGGCATCGGAGTGCGCCTTAttagggatggatggatgggaggttCGAGTTTAGGGGTTTGAAGATGCTGGATACTTCGGGTTATTACCTTTGTTGAGATGTTTCTAATgattatgatgatgatggtggtatCATGGTACTGCGTTTGactcggtggtgttgtgacATGACAGATATGTTTCTGTGCTGGGGTACTTCCTGGCAGAGTTGAAGTGTCACTTATTGCTCAATGGTGGAAGTAAATCATCCTGCAGTTGGCCCTCCTGCAAACAAACTCAGAatttgaaaaaaaaaatcgaaaaagaaaaagaaaaagaaaaaagaaaaaagaaacgaaGAATGGTGTCGTGTTTagagaaaaggggcaaaaaaAGGGAGTAGTGACCctaacaaacaaaaacatcgACCAAGCTGGGACTCGAACCCAGAACCTTTACCAGCTGGAGATTTAACCAAAGTTGAAACCGGAAAGTAACGCGCTACCATTGCGCCACTCAGCCTGAATGGTTTTTGGAGTCAATATTACCACCTATGAAAGGTTAAGTGAGGTGGGCAAAACGCCCTGAACTggccccttttccccttttctcgGGACAGGTCATGCACAAATTTGCTAGTTACAGTTTCATATGTATAGTTTTCTGCCACGGCAAGAATGCAGCTTCAATCAATCTACATAGCTGAGGAGTTGAGTCAACAAAATAAG
This window of the Podospora pseudoanserina strain CBS 124.78 chromosome 3, whole genome shotgun sequence genome carries:
- a CDS encoding hypothetical protein (COG:O; EggNog:ENOG50KOG0741) — its product is METDKHSLEVREGNPPAPANGEECKAPVEGNPKAAATDKKTGERVAGKPKDKKKIEKKSSKAKRKKKADALPSSDESATDDDTSESDSASDHDDSSSESESESKKKRVTKKRHEASRSKRKSRSKKSKKPVTSEESSSSSGESDSDASKAETEDCSEDEMSPREAVKQMHLLVAQAQQLAQQQQHLPLGVPLSSSQGMQFQRQNAMPYSFNPSRQYNNDDYDGGAPPSFNPPRSSRRGPRFGQTPGGRGNYGLGDLDAGLSNLLDPNLLGDGKRPTKDKKERKKQKKKEEAAKLNYKRVDQVWDSSIHNYKLQDTAEGSVDSQYHDFLFHVRRTFDWEGKYKATIVDIKSKLLRECLQDVMGNVKGVSLVESTPKLDPNLLFLYLDDLKTALKGLKRRTCKGAKRDLKKEQKRLDDKRKHLKVLIKYLDKDYAEVKKRWASEITWFILDS
- a CDS encoding hypothetical protein (COG:O; EggNog:ENOG50KOG0741); translation: MLKNGLITFDLLWALWKPNTLAFAHTYSSPDEPRVFKVEIAEKHSSFMKGDYYYLEGKYFEYDGKQFGYGSVSEEIMEFRGARKITSLNCYPLSYHKNEARVREELVERGKKFVGLAGVYYKSHQGMAYYKKKKGVVKVNINGRIMVDPAIHRRINPNYPISMVRPKDHDRYSDDECSDESDCSGCGSDDEEEAFKRNTRLYRPKRSGPPENNTGEKLEKVSAQNDEVGEETKDGEEAENKEVPATGSKDAKKIPEFSEEDYLIASPVVLGFSFAEKLWLEFTVSGVKEIQWNETAYDSLVLESKTKDIVKALVESHKYHAAESIDDVIQGKGRGLVAVLHGPPGTGKTLTAEGISELLKCPLYMVSAGELGTDSRFLETELQKILDICHAWGAILLLDEADVFLEKRNMHDIHRNALVSIFLKQVEYVQNILILTTNRVETFDDAFQSRIHIALRYGNLEQKARKAIFKIFIDRVRAHEGSKLGPFTDSDYESLSRKELNGRQIKNTVRTAQALAVNKGEPLCMSHIRQVLEVQANFDRDLKGGTGYQDAMRSYF
- a CDS encoding hypothetical protein (EggNog:ENOG503PZQR; COG:S), producing MKFTLSALTLALAALPELASAGFAASCTWSWQEPKYVVANCKKKDGSNFRTRQDMNLCVGVDNWTGRLISQDTGNAFLECWDTHKDGNTGIRSTCWDFTEADVVSTVNIDAYMQNLDGWLWCHGHRSAPY